The following coding sequences lie in one Halorussus halophilus genomic window:
- a CDS encoding ribonucleoside-diphosphate reductase subunit alpha, producing MSHGTTTTTETIRELFERARPDDEDTFTDERLSDLIAETERNLYADASREERYEAAINATTARAEQVPEFKSVAAALFLERYDRELVGEVPDDRGVAYRETFAENVERGVEEAILDERMLAYDLDSLAQEIVPERDELFDYMALDTLYQRYFLKTPDGERLELPQAFWMRVAMGLALQEPVGDREERAVEFYEVMSTLRFVPSSPTLFHAGTTHAQLSSCYLTTIPDDLEGIFDGYKGHAKLSKWSGGLGNDWTNVRASGSLIESTGVESTGVVPFLKISNDVTAAINRSGKRRGAACAYLECWHLDYPEFIDLRRNTGDERRRTHDMNTAAWIPDLFMERVRADGEWTLFSPDEVPELHETYGAEFTEIYEEYERKARDGELRQYEVVDASDLWRETLTRLFETGHPWITFKDPCNVRSPQDHVGTVHSSNLCTEITLNTSEDEHAVCNLGSVNLARHTLADGLNRTKLRDTVETGMRMLDNVVDLNFYPTEEAERSNLRHRPIGMGVMGFHESLFEQRVPFDSEEAVEFADEAQEFVAYHTIRSSAELAGERGAYPSFEGSKWDRDVFPQDTLDLLEQERGHEIPLPREERLDWESVRELVASEGMRNSNVMAIAPTATISTIAGTTPSIEPSYSNLYVKSNMSGEFTVINDHLVADLREEGLWDEEILDRIKFHDGSIQEIEAIPEAIRELYRSAFEIDPRHQLRLTARRGKWIDQSVSHNVFFPSTDGSLLDDVYQTAWELGLKTTYYLRTLGASQIEKSTVDMSEYGKTQTRGQSGADGDGDDEESSSADDLPSVEDPTCEACQ from the coding sequence ATGAGTCACGGAACGACGACTACCACCGAGACGATACGCGAACTGTTCGAGCGAGCGAGACCGGACGACGAAGACACGTTCACAGACGAACGACTGTCGGACCTCATCGCGGAGACCGAGCGCAATCTGTACGCGGACGCGTCCCGCGAGGAGCGCTACGAGGCGGCCATCAACGCGACGACGGCCCGGGCCGAGCAGGTCCCGGAGTTCAAGTCGGTCGCCGCCGCGCTCTTTCTGGAGCGATACGACCGCGAACTGGTGGGCGAGGTGCCCGACGACCGGGGAGTGGCCTATCGTGAGACGTTCGCCGAGAACGTCGAACGCGGCGTCGAAGAAGCAATTCTGGACGAGCGCATGCTGGCCTACGACCTCGATTCACTCGCTCAGGAAATCGTCCCCGAACGAGACGAACTGTTCGACTACATGGCGCTCGACACGCTCTACCAGCGGTACTTCCTGAAAACCCCTGACGGCGAACGCCTCGAACTGCCCCAAGCGTTCTGGATGCGCGTGGCGATGGGACTCGCGCTTCAGGAACCAGTCGGAGACAGGGAGGAACGAGCAGTGGAGTTCTACGAGGTCATGTCTACCCTCCGATTCGTTCCGTCGAGTCCGACGCTGTTCCACGCGGGGACGACCCACGCGCAGTTGAGTTCCTGTTACCTGACCACGATTCCGGACGACTTGGAGGGCATCTTCGACGGCTACAAGGGCCACGCGAAGCTCTCGAAGTGGAGCGGGGGCCTCGGCAACGACTGGACGAACGTCCGCGCCTCGGGGTCGCTCATCGAATCGACGGGCGTCGAATCGACCGGCGTCGTCCCCTTCCTCAAGATATCCAACGACGTGACTGCGGCCATCAACCGCTCCGGCAAACGACGCGGCGCGGCCTGCGCCTACCTCGAATGCTGGCACCTCGACTACCCGGAGTTCATCGACCTGCGCCGGAACACGGGTGACGAACGCCGACGCACCCACGACATGAACACCGCTGCGTGGATTCCGGACCTGTTCATGGAGCGCGTCCGAGCAGACGGCGAGTGGACGCTGTTCTCCCCTGACGAGGTACCGGAACTGCACGAGACGTACGGTGCGGAGTTCACAGAAATTTACGAAGAGTACGAACGGAAAGCTCGCGACGGCGAACTCCGGCAGTACGAAGTCGTGGACGCGAGCGACCTCTGGCGCGAGACGCTGACGCGCCTGTTCGAGACGGGTCATCCGTGGATTACGTTCAAGGACCCCTGCAACGTGCGCTCGCCGCAGGACCACGTCGGGACGGTTCACTCCTCGAACCTCTGCACGGAGATTACGCTGAACACGAGTGAGGACGAACACGCCGTCTGCAACCTCGGGTCGGTGAACCTCGCCAGACACACCCTCGCTGATGGGCTGAATCGCACGAAACTCCGCGACACCGTCGAAACCGGCATGCGCATGCTCGACAACGTGGTGGACCTGAACTTCTACCCGACGGAGGAAGCCGAGCGGTCGAACCTGCGACATCGCCCTATCGGCATGGGAGTCATGGGTTTCCACGAGTCGCTGTTCGAACAGCGCGTGCCCTTCGACTCCGAGGAGGCAGTCGAGTTCGCCGACGAGGCCCAAGAGTTCGTCGCCTACCACACGATTCGGTCGTCTGCGGAGTTGGCCGGTGAGCGCGGCGCGTACCCCTCCTTCGAGGGGTCGAAGTGGGACCGAGACGTCTTCCCGCAGGACACGCTCGACCTGTTGGAGCAAGAGCGCGGCCACGAGATTCCACTCCCCCGCGAAGAGCGACTCGACTGGGAGTCGGTGCGCGAACTCGTCGCTTCGGAGGGGATGCGAAACTCGAACGTAATGGCTATCGCGCCGACGGCCACGATTTCCACTATCGCAGGGACGACGCCCTCCATCGAACCCAGTTACTCGAACCTCTATGTCAAGTCGAACATGAGCGGGGAGTTCACGGTGATAAACGACCACCTCGTCGCGGACCTCCGCGAGGAGGGACTGTGGGACGAGGAGATACTTGACCGCATCAAGTTCCACGACGGGTCGATTCAGGAAATCGAGGCGATTCCCGAAGCGATACGGGAGTTGTACCGGAGTGCCTTCGAAATCGACCCGCGCCACCAACTCCGATTGACTGCTCGGAGAGGCAAGTGGATAGACCAGTCAGTCTCGCACAACGTCTTCTTCCCCTCCACGGACGGGTCGCTGTTGGACGACGTGTACCAGACTGCGTGGGAACTCGGCCTGAAGACGACGTATTATCTCCGAACGCTGGGTGCCTCCCAAATCGAGAAGTCCACCGTGGACATGAGCGAGTACGGGAAGACCCAGACGCGCGGACAGTCGGGAGCTGACGGAGACGGCGACGACGAGGAGAGTAGTTCAGCAGACGACCTGCCGAGCGTCGAAGACCCGACTTGCGAGGCTTGTCAATAA
- a CDS encoding Rieske (2Fe-2S) protein, whose amino-acid sequence MATDESLVEVADADELREEGRLISRAGNQALALFYHEGEVRAVDNRCPHMGFPLAEGTVDDGILTCHWHHARFELSCGDTFDPWADDVQTFPTEVRDGKVYVDPYPEPDLPPVEHWTDRLETGLEESLRLVVAKSAIGLVNEGVPYTDPLRQGLEFGAKYREDGWSSGLTILSAMANLHGELDAEDQKRALYTGLRHVAQDCQGEPPKFDQPSFSASDLSAERLEEWFRETIEVRDDDGAERCLQTAIATLEPEQVADMLYAAATDHLYMDAGHTFDFINKACESLDHVGWEYADEILPSVIPRLTQATRSEELSSWRQPDDVAEHTFDAYDELPKLVADGQTEDWNAPDGFTDTLLSDDPEEVVTAMKAAVQNGATAEQLASEVAHAAGVRVAQFGTSNEFNDWNTVHHTYTYANAVQQAARRTNSMAGYRGAFAGAMSVYLDRFLNTPPAPIPDGTEVEAPDDIREALLDTFDEEGEVNTAGRFVAAYLAEDGDPAELKAALGAGLLREDAGFHTLQNVEAAFEQFDGESAPEKARVHMVATARYMAAHFPTRRSAEQTYTIAARLNRGEQIHESE is encoded by the coding sequence ATGGCAACTGATGAATCACTGGTAGAGGTCGCGGACGCAGACGAACTCCGCGAGGAAGGCCGACTGATATCTCGTGCTGGCAATCAGGCACTCGCACTATTCTACCACGAGGGCGAGGTTCGCGCCGTGGACAACCGGTGTCCGCACATGGGCTTTCCACTCGCAGAAGGCACCGTGGACGACGGCATCCTGACCTGTCACTGGCACCACGCGCGCTTCGAACTCTCGTGTGGCGACACGTTCGACCCGTGGGCCGACGACGTGCAGACGTTCCCGACCGAAGTGCGGGACGGCAAAGTGTACGTGGACCCCTACCCGGAACCGGACCTGCCGCCGGTCGAACACTGGACCGACCGCCTCGAAACCGGTCTCGAAGAGAGTCTGCGACTCGTCGTCGCCAAGTCGGCCATCGGCTTGGTGAACGAGGGTGTCCCGTACACCGACCCGCTTCGGCAGGGACTCGAATTCGGTGCGAAGTACCGCGAGGACGGGTGGAGTTCCGGGCTGACCATCCTCTCGGCGATGGCGAACCTGCACGGCGAACTCGACGCCGAAGACCAGAAGCGAGCCCTCTACACCGGCCTCCGGCACGTCGCCCAAGACTGTCAGGGCGAACCGCCGAAGTTCGACCAGCCGTCGTTCTCGGCGTCTGACCTCTCCGCCGAACGGCTGGAAGAGTGGTTCCGCGAGACCATCGAGGTGCGCGACGACGACGGTGCCGAGCGGTGCCTGCAGACCGCCATCGCCACGCTCGAACCGGAACAGGTAGCGGACATGCTCTACGCCGCGGCGACCGACCACCTCTACATGGACGCGGGCCACACTTTTGATTTCATCAATAAGGCCTGCGAGTCGCTGGACCACGTCGGGTGGGAGTACGCGGACGAGATTCTGCCGAGCGTGATTCCGCGACTCACACAGGCGACGCGCTCCGAAGAACTCTCTTCGTGGCGGCAACCCGACGACGTGGCGGAACACACCTTCGACGCCTACGACGAACTGCCGAAACTCGTGGCAGACGGCCAAACTGAAGACTGGAACGCTCCGGACGGGTTCACTGACACCTTGCTCTCTGACGACCCCGAGGAAGTCGTCACCGCGATGAAGGCCGCCGTCCAGAACGGCGCGACGGCCGAGCAGTTAGCATCCGAAGTCGCCCACGCCGCTGGGGTCCGGGTCGCGCAGTTCGGCACCTCCAACGAGTTCAACGACTGGAACACAGTTCACCACACCTACACCTACGCGAACGCGGTCCAGCAAGCCGCTCGCCGGACGAATTCGATGGCGGGCTACAGGGGCGCGTTCGCTGGCGCGATGAGCGTCTACCTCGACCGGTTCCTCAACACGCCGCCCGCGCCGATTCCAGACGGAACGGAAGTCGAAGCGCCCGACGACATCCGGGAAGCCCTGCTCGACACCTTCGACGAGGAGGGCGAAGTCAACACTGCGGGGCGATTCGTCGCGGCCTATTTGGCCGAAGACGGCGACCCTGCAGAACTGAAAGCCGCGCTCGGCGCGGGACTTCTCCGCGAGGATGCTGGTTTCCACACGCTCCAGAACGTCGAGGCGGCCTTCGAGCAGTTCGACGGCGAATCCGCCCCCGAGAAAGCCCGCGTCCACATGGTCGCCACCGCTCGGTACATGGCGGCACACTTCCCGACGCGACGCTCTGCCGAGCAGACCTACACCATCGCAGCGCGACTGAACCGCGGCGAGCAGATTCACGAATCGGAGTGA